A window from Telopea speciosissima isolate NSW1024214 ecotype Mountain lineage chromosome 8, Tspe_v1, whole genome shotgun sequence encodes these proteins:
- the LOC122670322 gene encoding NADPH:adrenodoxin oxidoreductase, mitochondrial isoform X2, with translation MYHVVVLAYGAESDRVLGVPGEDLSRIYSAREFVWWYNGHPDYSNLAPDLKSTDTAIILGQGNVALDATRILLRPTSELATTDIANHALASLEESSIRKVYLVGRRGPVQAACTAKELREILGIRDLYIHIQEADLLKSPVDEEEMKNNRIQRRVYELLSKAAATQPSHPHPCQRELHFIFFRRPDRFLHSDNSNGKVTGVRFEKTILQENGSTGKQSAVGTGQFEDIECGLVLKSIGYKSVPVDGLPFDHHRGIVPNQSGRVLSNNSADLRFEQGLYVVGWLKRGPTGIVATNLYCAEETVASILEDLEKGVLTPSSSPKSGREGLAQLLDSRNVKFVPLSGWEKIDLNEKTIGSLRNKPREKITSWEELLKVANA, from the exons ATGTATCATGTG GTGGTGCTTGCCTATGGTGCTGAAAGTGACAGAGTTCTTGGTGTTCCAGGAGAA gatCTATCTAGAATATACTCGGCTAGAGAATTTGTTTGGTGGTACAATGGGCACCCTGACTATAGCAATCTGGCCCCTGATTTGAAGAGTACTGATACAGCAATCATCCTTGGTCAG GGTAATGTAGCTCTTGATGCTACCCGTATCCTTTTGCGACCTACATCAGAACTGGCGACAACTGATATTGCCAACCATGCTTTAGCCTCTTTGGAGGAGAGCTCTATTAG GAAAGTGTACTTGGTTGGAAGACGTGGACCAGTACAGGCAGCTTGTACTGCAAAAGAACTACGTGAAATTCTTG GTATTCGAGATTTGTATATTCACATTCAAGAAGCCGATCTACTTAAATCGCCAGTTGATGAG gaagaaatgaagaataaTCGAATCCAGAGGCGGGTCTATGAATTACTCTCTAAAGCAGCTGCCACTCAACCTTCCCATCCTCATCCGTGTCAGCGGGAActccattttattttctttaggagACCAGACAGGTTTTTACATTCAGATAACAGTAATGGAAAAGTTACTGGTGTGCGCTTTGAGAAGACAATTCTACAAG AAAATGGTAGCACTGGAAAACAGTCTGCAGTGGGCACTGGACAGTTTGAAGACATAGAATGCGG GTTGGTGTTGAAAAGTATCGGTTACAAATCAGTGCCAGTTGATGGGTTGCCTTTTGATCATCACAGAG GTATTGTTCCAAATCAGAGTGGCCGAGTTCTAAGCAATAATTCAGCAGACCTTAGATTTGAGCAGGGTTTATACGTGGTTGGTTGGTTGAAAAGAGGGCCTACTGGGATCGTTGCCACAAACCTCTACTGTGCTGAAGAAACT GTTGCTAGCATCCTTGAAGACCTAGAAAAGGGAGTATTGACACCTTCAAGCTCGCCGAAATCTGGCAGAGAAGGACTAGCCCAGTTATTGGACAGTCGAAATGTCAAGTTTGTGCCTCTCAGTGGTTGGGAGAAGATCGACTTGAACGAGAAAACCATTGGAAGTTTGAGAAACAAACCAAGAGAAAAAATTACTTCTTGGGAGGAGTTGCTGAAAGTTGCCAACGCGTAA
- the LOC122672689 gene encoding protein PIN-LIKES 7-like — translation MAPPTIAAIVGFIFGCVPWLKNLLVSKTAPLRAIQDSIKLLGDGAIPCSTLIVGANLIQGLRSAKLRPLLIVGVIVV, via the exons ATGGCACCACCAACTATTGCTGCA ATAGTGGGATTCATCTTTGGGTGTGTGCCATGGCTGAAAAATCTTCTTGTCAGTAAAACTGCTCCTCTGCGAGCGATCCAGGACTCAATTAAATTACTTGG GGATGGCGCAATTCCCTGCAGCACCCTTATCGTGGGAGCTAACCTCATTCAAG GTTTACGCTCGGCAAAATTGAGGCCACTGCTCATCGTAGGAGTCATTGTAGTGTga
- the LOC122672688 gene encoding protein CANDIDATE G-PROTEIN COUPLED RECEPTOR 2-like, protein MKAMEKVAEVPLPFSGISDSVTERGDYNRRLSGWLSDCHGVWYNVSLIVPSVLFVVYLSLQAKKSFTKLSRGRSYIMIAYYGLLWLVSVLNIAWCSLQTWECTSGKEFSWNLLSLFTASGMLFLEISLMAFLLQGNYTSGLDALTRTFVVSGIIVGADILLKAIYVFAFEIPLFIDSEETTQRVKWGLWVVHKLLLTAVYGVILCMYNSKWREKLPARPAFYNYIIAMFSLNVAALFACGLMGNDVGFGFWLYNLTTICYHDFYLPLLYVTFLADFFQEEDMRLENAYYSEMKDAGFFDADWD, encoded by the exons ATGAAAGCAATGGAAAAAGTCGCAGAGGTTCCACTTCCTTTCTCTGGGATATCGGATTCCGTCACTGAAAGAGGCGATTACAATCGGAGATTGTCCGGTTGGCTGTCTGATTGCCATGGTGTGTGGTACAATGTTTCTTTGATTGTTCCTTCGGTTCTCTTTGTTGTGTACCTCTCGTTGCAGGCCAAGAAGAGCTTCACGAAGCTCTCTCGTGGCAGATCCTACATCATGATTGCATATTACGGGTTACTATGGCTTGTTAGTGTTCTCAATATTGCTTGGTGCTCCCTGCAG ACATGGGAGTGCACTTCTGGGAAGGAATTTTCGTGGAATCTTTTATCGCTGTTTACAGCATCTGGAATGCTGTTCTTGGAAATTAGCTTGATGGCCTTTTTACTCCAAGGGAATTACACCAGCGGGTTGGATGCTCTAACACGCACTTTTGTTGTCTCCGGTATCATTGTTGGTGCAGATATACTTCTTAAG GCAATTTATGTGTTTGCTTTTGAGATTCCGCTGTTCATTGATAGTGAGGAAACCACGCAGAGGGTGAAGTGGGGTTTGTGGGTTGTCCACAAGTTATTGCTTACAGCAGTGTATGGTGTCATTTTGTGTATGTATAACTCGAAATGGAGAGAAAAGTTACCTG CTAGACCAGCATTCTACAACTACATCATTGCGATGTTCTCATTGAATGTAGCTGCATTGTTTGCATGTGGACTCATGGGAAATGATGTTGGCTTTGGTTTCTG GCTGTACAATCTCACCACTATTTGCTATCATGACTTTTATCTTCCCCTGCTGTATGTTACATTTCTGGCAGACTTCTTCCAG GAGGAAGATATGCGATTGGAAAATGCTTATTACTCTGAGATGAAAGACGCTGGGTTCTTTGATGCTGATTGGGATTGA
- the LOC122670322 gene encoding NADPH:adrenodoxin oxidoreductase, mitochondrial isoform X1 — protein MWRGFSSLSSNPLRVCIVGSGPAGFYTAEKMLKGHQGAEVDIIDRLPTPFGLVRSGVAPDHPETKIVVNQFSRVALNERCSFFGNVSLGSSVSLSELREMYHVVVLAYGAESDRVLGVPGEDLSRIYSAREFVWWYNGHPDYSNLAPDLKSTDTAIILGQGNVALDATRILLRPTSELATTDIANHALASLEESSIRKVYLVGRRGPVQAACTAKELREILGIRDLYIHIQEADLLKSPVDEEEMKNNRIQRRVYELLSKAAATQPSHPHPCQRELHFIFFRRPDRFLHSDNSNGKVTGVRFEKTILQENGSTGKQSAVGTGQFEDIECGLVLKSIGYKSVPVDGLPFDHHRGIVPNQSGRVLSNNSADLRFEQGLYVVGWLKRGPTGIVATNLYCAEETVASILEDLEKGVLTPSSSPKSGREGLAQLLDSRNVKFVPLSGWEKIDLNEKTIGSLRNKPREKITSWEELLKVANA, from the exons ATGTGGAGgggtttttcttctctctcttccaatcCACTCCGCGTCTGTATAGTGGGAAGTGGACCTGCTGGTTTCTATACTGCTGAAAAA ATGTTGAAGGGGCATCAAGGGGCAGAGGTTGATATTATTGATCGATTACCAACGCCTTTCGGATTAGTTCGCTCCGGAGTAGCACCTGACCATCCCGAAACAAAG ATTGTCGTCAATCAGTTTTCTCGGGTTGCATTGAACGAGCGGTGCTCATTCTTTGGAAATGTTTCACTTGGTAGTTCTGTCTCACTTTCCGAGCTCCGTGAGATGTATCATGTG GTGGTGCTTGCCTATGGTGCTGAAAGTGACAGAGTTCTTGGTGTTCCAGGAGAA gatCTATCTAGAATATACTCGGCTAGAGAATTTGTTTGGTGGTACAATGGGCACCCTGACTATAGCAATCTGGCCCCTGATTTGAAGAGTACTGATACAGCAATCATCCTTGGTCAG GGTAATGTAGCTCTTGATGCTACCCGTATCCTTTTGCGACCTACATCAGAACTGGCGACAACTGATATTGCCAACCATGCTTTAGCCTCTTTGGAGGAGAGCTCTATTAG GAAAGTGTACTTGGTTGGAAGACGTGGACCAGTACAGGCAGCTTGTACTGCAAAAGAACTACGTGAAATTCTTG GTATTCGAGATTTGTATATTCACATTCAAGAAGCCGATCTACTTAAATCGCCAGTTGATGAG gaagaaatgaagaataaTCGAATCCAGAGGCGGGTCTATGAATTACTCTCTAAAGCAGCTGCCACTCAACCTTCCCATCCTCATCCGTGTCAGCGGGAActccattttattttctttaggagACCAGACAGGTTTTTACATTCAGATAACAGTAATGGAAAAGTTACTGGTGTGCGCTTTGAGAAGACAATTCTACAAG AAAATGGTAGCACTGGAAAACAGTCTGCAGTGGGCACTGGACAGTTTGAAGACATAGAATGCGG GTTGGTGTTGAAAAGTATCGGTTACAAATCAGTGCCAGTTGATGGGTTGCCTTTTGATCATCACAGAG GTATTGTTCCAAATCAGAGTGGCCGAGTTCTAAGCAATAATTCAGCAGACCTTAGATTTGAGCAGGGTTTATACGTGGTTGGTTGGTTGAAAAGAGGGCCTACTGGGATCGTTGCCACAAACCTCTACTGTGCTGAAGAAACT GTTGCTAGCATCCTTGAAGACCTAGAAAAGGGAGTATTGACACCTTCAAGCTCGCCGAAATCTGGCAGAGAAGGACTAGCCCAGTTATTGGACAGTCGAAATGTCAAGTTTGTGCCTCTCAGTGGTTGGGAGAAGATCGACTTGAACGAGAAAACCATTGGAAGTTTGAGAAACAAACCAAGAGAAAAAATTACTTCTTGGGAGGAGTTGCTGAAAGTTGCCAACGCGTAA